Proteins encoded together in one Bacteroidetes Order II. bacterium window:
- a CDS encoding M28 family peptidase — MAAKRSMPQKSKHSTLPKGGLRWTLLGVVVLIIAFYFIQQWMNTYSRPNFDGGRAFTHVVKQVAFGPRIAGTSGHEKALAYYKQILTPLAEQVTPQSFEWRDRKDTTNVWRGTNLVASFNLKATRRILLLAHWDTRPFADQDPDPTKRNKPVPGANDGASGVAVLLELARILHENPLELGVDILLTDMEDLGDYDHDENPDGRNPFSIGAQKFVEMNSDYTPEYGVLLDMIGDKNLRIPYEKFSITNAPDVMEKVYAAAERAGARAFVREDGQAVTDDHIPFLRRGIPVVDLIDFEYKYWHTIQDTPDKCSPESLKQVGQTMVELLYHR, encoded by the coding sequence ATGGCCGCCAAGCGATCTATGCCCCAAAAGTCCAAACATTCGACTCTCCCTAAAGGAGGACTAAGATGGACGCTTTTAGGGGTGGTTGTGTTGATAATTGCGTTTTATTTCATACAACAATGGATGAATACCTATTCACGCCCCAACTTTGATGGTGGCCGCGCTTTTACGCACGTGGTGAAGCAGGTGGCATTCGGACCCCGAATTGCTGGAACGTCTGGTCACGAAAAAGCATTAGCCTATTATAAACAAATACTTACGCCGCTTGCCGAGCAAGTAACACCCCAATCGTTCGAATGGCGCGACCGGAAAGACACAACCAACGTTTGGCGGGGGACAAACCTTGTCGCCTCGTTTAATCTAAAAGCCACCCGCCGTATTTTATTACTCGCCCATTGGGATACGCGGCCCTTCGCAGACCAAGACCCTGATCCCACCAAGAGAAACAAGCCCGTACCTGGGGCAAATGATGGGGCTTCGGGGGTGGCGGTGTTGCTAGAATTGGCACGTATCCTGCACGAAAATCCTTTGGAATTGGGCGTGGATATTTTGTTGACGGACATGGAGGATCTGGGTGATTATGACCATGATGAAAACCCTGATGGCCGCAATCCTTTTTCTATTGGCGCACAAAAATTTGTAGAGATGAATTCCGACTATACACCAGAATATGGCGTTTTATTAGACATGATTGGTGATAAAAATCTTCGGATTCCTTATGAAAAATTTTCTATTACCAACGCGCCGGATGTGATGGAAAAAGTGTATGCCGCCGCTGAAAGGGCTGGAGCAAGGGCTTTTGTGCGGGAAGATGGACAAGCGGTAACAGACGATCATATCCCCTTTTTAAGACGTGGAATTCCTGTGGTGGATTTGATAGACTTTGAGTATAAATATTGGCATACGATACAGGATACACCCGATAAATGTAGCCCTGAAAGCCTAAAACAGGTCGGTCAAACAATGGTGGAATTACTGTATCATCGTTAG
- a CDS encoding alanine dehydrogenase, whose product MEISSIHGFTIEQGVLTLEKTAQKQWGENQLKIGIPKETVAEERRVAVTPEGVETLINAGHAVFVEKGAGEAARFGDDLYLLAGAQLANSAADLYAQAELIAKMFPPTGEELALLQDRQILISALHLGSATAGLIQKLMTQRITAIGFEFIRDPDGTFPIVRMMHEITGALSIQLATRFLESTSAGRGLILGGISGIPPATVVILGSGIIGEWAARTALGYGANVMVLDTELGPLRQIEHFLSRNVTTAMATPQYLRRAIRSADVVIGAKMKHGQRSPVLITEEMVAEMRPGSVVIDLMMDQGGCIETSRPTTFSHPTFVQHGVIHCCIPNLPSAVARTSSIALSNVLVPYLLDIGEQGSINNALWYNTSLRNGTYVYRSHLTKKSLAAMFNMPHRDIELLIASGI is encoded by the coding sequence ATGGAAATTTCGAGCATTCATGGTTTTACAATAGAACAGGGGGTTTTGACCCTTGAAAAAACAGCCCAAAAGCAGTGGGGTGAAAACCAGCTCAAAATTGGCATTCCAAAAGAAACCGTTGCCGAAGAACGAAGGGTAGCGGTAACCCCCGAAGGCGTTGAAACCCTCATCAATGCAGGCCATGCTGTATTTGTGGAAAAAGGCGCAGGGGAAGCCGCACGTTTTGGAGACGACCTCTACCTCCTCGCGGGGGCGCAATTGGCCAATTCTGCCGCCGACCTTTACGCACAGGCCGAATTAATTGCCAAAATGTTCCCACCCACCGGAGAGGAATTGGCACTGTTACAAGATCGCCAGATTTTGATCTCGGCCCTACACTTGGGAAGTGCAACCGCTGGACTTATTCAGAAGTTGATGACACAACGCATAACGGCTATTGGATTCGAGTTTATCCGAGATCCGGACGGCACCTTTCCCATTGTACGGATGATGCACGAAATAACGGGGGCACTCTCCATTCAATTGGCTACCCGTTTCCTTGAAAGTACTTCTGCCGGACGCGGCCTAATCTTGGGCGGAATTTCCGGCATCCCCCCTGCGACAGTTGTTATTCTGGGTTCGGGCATCATCGGAGAGTGGGCGGCTCGCACGGCATTAGGATATGGAGCCAATGTCATGGTCTTAGACACCGAACTCGGCCCCCTAAGACAAATAGAGCACTTCCTGAGCCGCAACGTGACGACAGCAATGGCAACCCCTCAATATCTTCGCCGAGCCATACGCAGTGCCGATGTGGTGATTGGTGCAAAAATGAAACACGGCCAACGCTCTCCAGTACTCATCACCGAAGAAATGGTGGCCGAGATGCGTCCGGGATCGGTGGTGATAGACCTTATGATGGACCAAGGAGGGTGTATTGAAACGAGTCGTCCTACCACCTTTTCTCATCCCACCTTTGTCCAACACGGCGTCATCCATTGTTGCATTCCTAATCTCCCTTCTGCTGTCGCACGTACGTCTTCCATCGCGTTGTCTAACGTATTGGTACCCTACTTGCTCGATATCGGCGAACAAGGCAGCATCAACAATGCGCTATGGTATAACACCAGTTTGCGTAATGGTACCTATGTATATAGAAGCCACCTCACCAAAAAAAGCCTCGCAGCCATGTTTAATATGCCTCATCGGGACATTGAACTTTTGATTGCGTCTGGTATTTAA
- a CDS encoding FkbM family methyltransferase, giving the protein MRQFFYKLLSVYAKKFHALKIVGKPIKDSRKYLFYEKNQHLTFWFNMEVNYEPKIKAIIKSYLSPSDLVFDIGANIGQYAMSFSEWVPKGAVVALEPDYKNFAFLQLNAALNHCENVTCLNIGIGREDTSMIFYRDTETGGRAGSFLKEMVGAHYKGHKMDVAVKSLDSVIQDYGMPNFVKIDVEGFELEVLKGLSFVLDRCIFMIEVRSETKKEVFAYFVEKGYVCYWIDEGEELIKSVNEVPDFANLLFVKA; this is encoded by the coding sequence ATGCGACAATTTTTTTATAAGCTTCTCTCGGTATATGCAAAAAAATTTCATGCACTTAAAATTGTAGGTAAGCCTATAAAGGACAGTCGAAAATATTTGTTCTATGAAAAGAATCAGCACCTTACCTTCTGGTTTAATATGGAAGTAAATTATGAACCTAAAATAAAGGCAATCATAAAGTCTTACCTCTCCCCATCTGATCTTGTTTTTGATATTGGTGCCAACATTGGGCAATATGCCATGTCTTTCTCTGAATGGGTTCCAAAAGGCGCTGTCGTTGCATTGGAACCGGATTATAAAAATTTTGCATTTCTTCAGTTAAACGCCGCCCTAAATCATTGTGAAAATGTTACATGCCTCAATATTGGGATCGGAAGAGAAGATACATCCATGATCTTCTATCGGGATACGGAAACGGGTGGTAGGGCAGGTTCTTTTTTGAAAGAAATGGTGGGAGCGCATTATAAAGGCCATAAAATGGACGTTGCTGTGAAAAGTCTTGATTCAGTTATTCAGGATTATGGAATGCCTAACTTTGTTAAAATTGATGTTGAAGGTTTTGAATTAGAGGTGTTGAAAGGGTTAAGTTTTGTTTTAGATAGATGTATATTTATGATTGAAGTGAGGTCTGAAACAAAAAAAGAAGTTTTTGCTTATTTTGTTGAAAAAGGCTATGTTTGTTATTGGATTGATGAAGGCGAGGAATTAATAAAGAGTGTAAATGAAGTGCCGGATTTTGCAAATTTATTGTTCGTAAAGGCATAA